acagacgaacgaagtcaccttcagacctttccgcctgtcgtcgagctcaacgacatgttcttcggcatcttgacaagattgacaggcaacgttggagaaatttttgtggatctctggaccccaggcaacctctatctaagatctggcgggtggtacgaagtttgcagacaactccccaacaacatcaaccatttcaagctgttgctctacatcagggacggacagaagttgagatagccagtgactactgtagcctcatcgtggacaccactgatgatcttgccactaatgagcttcttactaccattgcgccttcatcgtctgacgagcgccttgatgtacgttttacaatacatgaacttgacgctgcgatttctgcctcccgccgatcatcggcaccaggacctgacggaatcacgtatgctgcactcaaccatcttgatacagaagcacgacgtatcctgttatctcattataacacctcatgggagtcaggagaagtcccagctaactggaaatgcagtcgcattattgcattgctcaagccggggaagtgtccttatgcactttcctcctacagaccaatcgcgttagccagctgcgtcggaaaagtgatggaaagaatggtactggcacgattagagtggcttctagagagcaacaactcctttcctgcatttatgaacggcttcagaagaggccgatctgccattgatggtgtagtcgacttgatcaccagcgtggaagaggaaagaagccgacgcagactagtggcggcggtcttcttagacattaagggtgcctacgataatgtgctgcattatgcgatccttgacgcactggaagatttagACATCGGTGGACGGCTGTACacttggatttttagctaccttaaggaccgcaccatttacatgacgacaagtaacggagacaccgatcgatataacgttcatcgtggtgttccccaaggaggagttctcagcccgatcctattcaatgtcacaatgatcggtctagcagcagaacttcccagcacggtgaagatcactgcatacgctgatgacatatgcatatgggcatccggaactactcgtccgcaattgcgaCCTCGAcaacagcgtgcagtgacgatcacatacaaatatctacgacgtcaggggctcactctttcaatcgacaaatgcgcagtgcttgcgttcacgcgcaagcatatgtcacaatacccgatatttattaatgggacagcgatacctgctgtaacgcaccacaagttccttggggttgtcgtacacagagatctatcgtggacgaggcttTTCgccgtacttaaatctaaattgaagagctttgctctcattcttcgccacgtagcaggagcaagatggggcccatcagaatcatcgctacttcaattatacaatgctctatttgtgggatacattcgatacagcatgccggtgctttccaatatgagacctagttgtgtgaagacactcgagagtgttcaagctcaatgcttacgaagatgcttgggtctaccacgctgcacttcaacaaatgggacaatcgcagaggctcgggcttgtcccatcagtgtatacatgctctgcgagccacttagagttcacctacgattactgagcagacacagacagcacccgctgtcagtactacccgcgaCTCACCCAAATTGCAGTTTCTCAAAAGTAATAttgcggcatgaaaatattataccatcaaggttttctccgccaaatgcccctgcagtgccaccatgggTTCTGCCGAAACCACCtatctcttttacgatacctggaattacgaagaagtcgctcatttcttctgttggcctcagacaactcaCCCTAtgtcacatttatacaacgtacagtgattctctgcacgtgtacaccgacggatccaccacgctaaacacctccgccgcagcctttgtcatcccatcATCCCaaacatggatatcgctcgacgattcaaagtggaccataaaaccacatcaactgccgcagagcttgtcgctatccgagaggcaataaggtttatttccggagagcgacctcgagcctggacgattttctgtgatgccaaacccgctttgcaaaccattaattgcatcatgaagcaaggtccatattacagcttggcaatagaaatcaccgaacttattcaggttgcttcaacaaatggccatcttataactttccagtggattcccgctcattgcggcgtgatgggaaacgaagaggcagacgctcaagctaaaaatgccttaagcagtgcccccgaagtacgcattgcgttttcacgagctgacacgaacgccctgcttcgctgcgtgatgcgcagctacacacttcagcactggaccaaaccggaacggcgacaccagcgacttcacaaatgggacccggaaatgaggttccgcatgcctcctaaattgaaacggcaactcacaagtatgatccaccgcattcgtcttggtgtagcttacactagacgttacgcacatatcatcggtcgcagtgacaccggtcctaattgtgaacactgtgatgtgccagaaacacttgagcacatattttgtgtctgcccagcatacgcacgtgaacgacaaacactgatttcttctactgaacaatatcgcagtatgtcattaactgatgagaccacgTTGGGCCCTTGGctagacaccaacagtgcaactgcggtcacaagagcagttattacctttttagaaacaactggactatgtgcgcggctataaaatgtgtctcagctagaaagaacactacatactcacctctctatctcaccgtcgtcatccattaatctttcttttcccctttcccttcccccagtgtagagtagcaggctagagcaaactatcgctcaggccgacctctctgcctttctgtaaataaacatacttcTTCCTTCCTTCAAGCACGCTCTTAGCACTCACAATGAAATTACTAAATGCTTTTACTTGGAGAGAAGAGTCTTCCCGCCGCCTCATTCCAGGCTAAACAGGCCGCAGGCAGTCACGCTCAGGCTCCTGCAAACAAACTCATACCCAAATCCGGTGACCCTCAATAGCATATATCCGGAAATTTACCCCAATAGCTCTTGCTCAGTCTGTGGCGAGGCTGCTACTTTACGTCATATGCTTTGGGAGTGCGGGTCGTTAAGCCCTGGGTTCACCATGGAAGAGTGGGATGCGCTGCTGCGAAGTCCCGCCCATGAAGACCATATCCTGGTCGTTCAGTGTGCCCGTTTCACGGCCCGCCGGTTTCATGGCCCATCCCCCGTAtagaatcacccccccccccgaaaaaaagaaatcaaggaAAAAGCAAGAACGAAACTGCCGAGAAGCTGCAGGGCATAACATTTTCTACGTAAATTGCATTTACGCAGAGGAATAAACCAAACTGTGCTAACAACTTAAATGAAACTTTTGTCATTGAATCACAGCGAATGTGGCAAGGAGTTGTTCAGAAGGACACGTATAAATTATTCAATGaactgttttccttttttttcgggCGTATTCTTTTCGCTCcgtagaagagaagaaagaaaagaagaccgACACTTGCGCTGAGGAGGCGGCGGCGACGCACGGTCGCTGGAGTAAACACCATGGTCCGCTCATAAGATTAGGTCAGTAAAGCACGGCGAGGGACGTCTTTGCTCCGCTCAAAATTGGCGCCATGTCGTCGCACTACCTGCAGTTTCAGAAGGTGGCCATCGACCGGGTCGAGCGGGTCAAGGCCAAGCTGGGCCTGAAGGAACGAAAGCACCACTCTTCGCAAGCGTCCGCCACCTCCGCGCACCATGACAGGTCTCAGCTACTGGCCACACTCAAGACGGTCAAGTCCACACCCACGAACACCATCGAGCGGCTGCACGCCAAGGACCTGCCACTCGACACGTTCCTACGCAAGAACGAGAAGCTGTCCCGGCCCGTGGTCATCCAGGGCCTGCTGAAAGAGTGGAAGGCGCTGGAGCGCTGGTCCCTCTACAACCTCGTCTCCAAGTACAGCGACGATGAGTTCGTCGTGGGCCGCGACCAAAACGGGAACGTCGTCACGGTGAAGATGAAGTACTTCGCCTACTACCTCAAGGAGTATCGGGACCCGTCGCCTTTCCAGATCGCCGACGACCTGTCATCGGGCGGCAAGAAGAGGCTTCGCGACGACTACGAGGTGCCGTCCTACTTCAAAGACGACATCTTCAAGTACGCGAAAGAGTCTGACCTACCACCGACGCGCACCTTCAGCCTAGGACCCGCCCTGGCCGGGGAAAGAATCCAGACGAACCCGCTGCACTGCAACCTGTGGAGCGCCCTGGTGCAGGGCACTCGACGCTGGTGCCTGTTCCCGCATCACGTGCCGCAAGACCTGCTCTGCAACGATAACAGGACAGCCCGCAAGGACCGCAGGCTCGAAACCGCTGTCGCGTGGTTCGAGCGCATCTACCCGAAGACGCAGTCATCTCGCTGGCCGCGCTACTTCAAGCCATTGGAAATTCTGCAGGCCGCTGGGGAGGTTGTTTTCGTGCCTGCTGGTTGGTGGTGAGTTTGTCGTTTTCCCTGAGCTGTAACGAGAGCCTACGCTCACAACTGATTTGTAGAATTCACTTATGGAGTAGCATAGTGCTGCTTATACCCTCAGTGAATTAACACTAACCATGCTTTTAACAGTTGATTGACCTGTATAATACATGTAACAAAACAAAagcgatacatacatacatacatacatacatacatacatacatacatacatacatacatacatacatacatacatacatacatacatacatacatacatacatacatacatacatacatacatacatacatacatacatacatacatacatacatacatacatacatacatacatacatacatacatacatacatacatacatacatacatacatacatacacgacaTCAGGAAAATGGGCAGAGCATGTAGCAAGAAGggacagactggattccaagggAAGGCAAGCGCGCGAACCAGAAATTTATGTGACCAGATGAGATAAAGCATGTCTGTGAGGATACCGCAGCATGTCCAGGACTGGGTGCAAGATGGGAGAGGCATTCGCTCTCCCATCTGATGACGACGACGTGCAAGCCAACCATGTCGGTTGAGGGCCCGCCTTTGAGCAAATGGAGACCGCAATCACAGATCTTCTCGTCTTCGCCGCACGTCTCCTTGTGCATTCCTACGCGGTCGTCAATCACGTTGAAGCAGGGCAACAACCTCTTTGTCGTTTCAGGTACGTGGTGATCAACCTGGAGGTGTGTGTGGTGATGTCCCATCACCACTGCAGCGCGAGCAAGCTGACGAAAGCGTGGCCCAAGTTGACGCGCGGCAACAAGAAGCTAGAGCGGGCATGGTTCGAGGCTCTGCGTCGTCGACGTCCAGAACTCGCCGTGCTGGTGCCACAGAAGCAGAAGCGGCGCTCGCGGGACAGCTACTCGGACACAAAGACTGgcgacagcagcgccacctcGTGCTCCAGCGACGTCGACAAGGACGGCTCCGACGAAGTGGATTCGGACAACTCCTGAGAACCTGAGATCGGGACCTTCGCGAAACGGAAAATTCACGTTGACACGTCCGCGAATCGCACGAACGTCCCAGTCGCTGCAGCCGCTCCTCACGCTGCCACGTCAACATTAAAATTCTTGGAATGGTGATTTTGTTCAAACGTGTGAATACTATAGTTGGTGATGTAGTCAAAAGGTTAGTTTGCTCCCAGTTCTCCTCAGGCGTGGACTCGTGTTCGTAACTCGTAGGGCACGTATATAGTACATCATGATTTCCTAACAAACAAAAAGTCTGGTAGGTCCCATGGATTGTGAGAAGAGATTTTATTCGAAGCACTATAACGAGTAGCTGCTTTTGCCACATCTTGTTATTGAGCCAATTATGTCTTACGAGGTCGATCGATGTCTTTGCATCGCGTGGGCAGGAACGCTTGCAATACCGATGAGGATAACGATTACGATGCTACTTGTATTGGAGCGTTAAGCGTAGCTATCGGGCGTAACGCCTCTTTTAACGAAACAGGATGTATACACACATGTAGCTGCAGGGACGAACGACGTTGGAATACCATATATTGTCGAGTCGTAGCAGTAAAGCTAACAGCGAGGCTGCTTAGCAAATCGTTCCTTCTTCACCCTTGCCGTAACAAGAACTGTCATTACCATAAACGGTTATGCGTCACAAACGTACACGGTTAATCTTGCTACTCGCCACTGATCGACCAAACATGAAGATAGCAGTAAACCCAACAAGCGGGTGCCGCAGGATTAGTGCGGCCTATCAGAAAGATACATCATCATGACAAACAGGTATGGGCCACCGAAATAGGATAAATCTGACTGCACAATTTCCACTAAAACAGAACAAGGCCACAGTTCGCCGAACATGTGACTGCATACTTGGCCTttccctctgagtgggtatgaACCATTAGTAGTGACATCATCACCATCATACAACTGCGAAGTGACGGCGGCGAGCCTATAGAACCTCCAGTACGGACAACGTTCGGCTGAATACTGGGAAATGGGAAAGGCGGATGCTTCGAGAAGATCCTGAAGAGATGGAAGGCCGTGTCGCGTCTGTGACTGCACGTCTGTGGTTTAACGCAAACCTCTTTCCGCTGGGAATCAACGTGGAAACATCCCCATAGCTGAAGACTAGCAACGACCCAGAAGAAAAGTTGAAACAAGGTGAATCAAGCAGCTAAGGTCCAGAAGTACTTAGATGAGTGTTcaaaatcgacgttatgcgataCATGCGAAGAGAAAGCGACCATGTtgtaatatatatttttttttgagcgacacgttatgaaatTGCGCTGGATGTATTTAAAAATGTTGCGCGCGcaggcatatgttgaacagttgcagatgctaatataaccagttgtttgcacttgcgaaaCGATGCCAACATGAAATTGAGTATTAGCAACgacagaagcgataagctgatatgaaccgctggtgctcgcgaggattgtAGCTCTGGATGCTGCTGCATAAATCGACCTCAGTGGCTGGCACCTAAATACAGTGAATGTTATCCCGACCAAATGTCTGTATATCATAGGagtatacatatatgtaatgtttataaaattggatagctagcactggaaccacaattgacgtttcacaaacattatagggtctatttgaaaagtactccggaaacctggcgtagctctgtggtaaaatacttaaCTGCATGCCGCGTAGAATGttgaggttcgattcctgctgggaccctgacatttattctttgcattcgttgggtcgacgctgccgatgACAGCTTTTCTTTGTTCAACGTTTACGCGTTAAAATTATCCATGTATATTCTCACCGTTCATGTAAAGGTACAAGactcaatcacctgtggcgcatactagtgacacatgtgccactgtttggcggaaAATGTTTGATGACGATGTACACGGTAGAACTGTGAAATTTAACATTTCTTGACCaccgcgtcatattcgtcaaagcaccttaccctcccatatcaattttggttcacgccaatttAAGGGGTTGATCACTAGAGCACTCAGACGTAGGCAGCTAAatggatatagatagatagatagatagatagatagatagatagatagatagatagatagatagatagatagatagatagatagatagatagatagatagatagatagatagatagatagatagatagatagatagatagatagatagatagatagatagatagatagatagatagatgccaaaagtgcttgcagtacggaaaaaatgcttcacatttaataaaaTAGAGTGAATAGTTAACACCTCAGGAAATGTCACGCACGCATGAATTCGTGCATGCATGCGTGCTAGAGTAGTCGCTTCGTTAGATGGAACAACCGGACACTTCACCTGCACCTTCCTTATCCCCCAATTCGGAAACGCTCTAAACTTGGCTTGCGACAGCGTAAAGCAGCGCATTCGAAACGCGCTTTTGCTGGATtgaaggcggtggcaagtcaagctcaagtcgaggagcgtttatgATTTACGGAGGTTACTCAGACTAAACGTGCGTGTTATCGTCGAACGAAAGCCTCATCGCCGAGCGCTTCCGGCTGCTCATCCAGCTACTTCCGCACAATGAGGCGTATTTCCTGGAGTGCGGGATGGACGCCTTTGGGAAGCTTGCCACGTGCTTCCGCTTAACAACGTCGCCGCCATAGTACGTCCAAGGTCACTCTAAATACCAGTCGGGCGAACAGCCTCAGTTTTGTGTGCAGATAAAAAGAATAACAT
The nucleotide sequence above comes from Rhipicephalus microplus isolate Deutch F79 chromosome 2, USDA_Rmic, whole genome shotgun sequence. Encoded proteins:
- the LOC119169655 gene encoding bifunctional arginine demethylase and lysyl-hydroxylase JMJD6, with protein sequence MSSHYLQFQKVAIDRVERVKAKLGLKERKHHSSQASATSAHHDRSQLLATLKTVKSTPTNTIERLHAKDLPLDTFLRKNEKLSRPVVIQGLLKEWKALERWSLYNLVSKYSDDEFVVGRDQNGNVVTVKMKYFAYYLKEYRDPSPFQIADDLSSGGKKRLRDDYEVPSYFKDDIFKYAKESDLPPTRTFSLGPALAGERIQTNPLHCNLWSALVQGTRRWCLFPHHVPQDLLCNDNRTARKDRRLETAVAWFERIYPKTQSSRWPRYFKPLEILQAAGEVVFVPAGWWYVVINLEVCVVMSHHHCSASKLTKAWPKLTRGNKKLERAWFEALRRRRPELAVLVPQKQKRRSRDSYSDTKTGDSSATSCSSDVDKDGSDEVDSDNS